One segment of Aquimarina sp. BL5 DNA contains the following:
- a CDS encoding DUF819 domain-containing protein has product MENVPFFTNDTIVFGILLLCIGLVFYTSSIKTSFWQGFYKFVPALLLCYLLPAIFNSLGIISPEWKEIDNSGEIIEKSSNVYYIASRYLLPASLVLMTLSIDLKGIFNLGPKALIMFATGTVGIIIGGPIAILIISLVSPETVGGAEFDAVWRGLSTLAGSWIGGGANQAAMLEIYEYNPDKYGGMVLVDIVVANLWMAILLIGIGKSAKIDRWLKADSSAIESLKEKVSSYAESVNRNPTLTDYIIMLSIAFTTVGLAHWGANGMSGFLSNNFEIFNDKSSALSSFTSQFFWMITIATFIGILLSYTKAKKYEGAGASKIGSIFIYVLVATIGMKMDLGQILENPGLIAIGLVWMTIHAFLLIGVAKLIKAPYFFLAVGSQANVGGAASAPVVAAAFHPSLATVGVLLAVFGYVVGTYGAILCTILMQIASGS; this is encoded by the coding sequence ATGGAAAATGTTCCTTTTTTCACCAATGACACTATTGTTTTTGGAATACTATTATTATGCATAGGACTAGTTTTTTATACATCTTCTATCAAAACAAGTTTTTGGCAAGGGTTTTATAAGTTTGTTCCTGCTCTTTTACTTTGCTACCTGCTTCCTGCTATATTTAATTCTTTAGGAATCATTTCACCAGAATGGAAGGAAATAGATAATAGTGGAGAAATTATAGAGAAATCGTCGAATGTATATTATATAGCAAGTAGATATTTATTGCCTGCATCTTTGGTCCTAATGACACTTAGTATAGATTTAAAAGGAATATTCAATCTTGGTCCAAAAGCCCTAATCATGTTCGCAACAGGTACTGTTGGTATTATTATCGGTGGGCCAATAGCAATTTTGATAATTTCTTTGGTTTCACCGGAAACTGTTGGAGGAGCTGAATTTGATGCTGTCTGGAGAGGTTTATCTACACTAGCCGGTAGCTGGATTGGTGGAGGCGCTAATCAGGCTGCTATGCTAGAAATCTATGAGTACAATCCAGATAAATATGGAGGTATGGTATTAGTTGATATTGTAGTAGCAAATCTTTGGATGGCTATTCTACTTATTGGTATCGGAAAAAGTGCGAAAATTGATCGTTGGCTCAAAGCAGATAGCAGTGCTATTGAATCTCTTAAAGAAAAAGTTTCCTCTTATGCAGAAAGTGTAAATAGAAACCCTACGCTAACAGATTATATAATCATGCTATCTATTGCCTTTACAACTGTGGGATTAGCACATTGGGGAGCTAACGGCATGTCTGGTTTTTTATCTAATAATTTTGAAATATTTAATGACAAAAGTTCTGCTTTATCATCATTTACTTCACAATTTTTCTGGATGATTACCATCGCCACTTTTATTGGAATCTTATTATCCTATACCAAAGCTAAAAAGTATGAAGGCGCAGGAGCTAGTAAAATAGGAAGCATATTTATCTATGTATTAGTAGCTACTATAGGAATGAAAATGGATCTAGGACAGATTTTAGAAAATCCGGGGCTCATTGCTATTGGATTGGTATGGATGACTATTCACGCATTTCTTTTAATTGGCGTTGCCAAATTAATCAAAGCACCTTACTTTTTCCTTGCTGTAGGTAGCCAGGCAAATGTAGGTGGAGCAGCCTCTGCACCAGTAGTCGCAGCCGCATTTCATCCGTCTCTTGCTACTGTCGGTGTTCTATTAGCAGTTTTCGGATATGTAGTGGGAACATATGGTGCAATTCTGTGTACAATATTAATGCAAATTGCATCTGGAAGTTAG
- a CDS encoding DUF4369 domain-containing protein — protein MQRFSAILFLAILVLGCSTPKKKGNVSISGTVKGLKKGTLYLQKIQDTILVNLDSLIIDGDPQFAFQTDILEPEIHYLYLDKHDGTQFNDRIEFFAEAGEVVINTSLNGFDRDAIIIGGKNQAKLVEFNKMNKRFNERNLRIIKEDYEAKKQNDEEKLTENDKAYKNLLRQKYLYTINFAINNRKLEVAPYITLNEVFDANIKYLDTVAKSLSPRVKKSIYGKQLNEYLAERKAKEAERVEANKEN, from the coding sequence ATGCAACGATTTTCTGCCATCTTATTTTTAGCTATTCTTGTACTAGGTTGTAGTACGCCAAAGAAGAAAGGAAATGTTTCTATAAGTGGAACTGTAAAAGGGCTTAAAAAAGGAACTCTTTATCTTCAAAAAATACAAGATACTATTTTAGTAAATCTTGATTCTTTGATTATTGATGGTGATCCACAATTTGCATTTCAAACTGATATTCTGGAGCCCGAGATACATTATCTGTATCTTGACAAACACGACGGCACTCAATTTAATGACCGTATAGAATTTTTTGCAGAAGCGGGAGAAGTTGTTATCAATACCTCTTTAAATGGTTTTGATAGAGATGCTATTATTATAGGAGGAAAAAATCAGGCAAAGCTAGTAGAATTTAACAAAATGAATAAAAGATTTAATGAAAGAAATCTGAGAATCATAAAGGAAGACTATGAGGCTAAAAAACAAAATGACGAAGAGAAATTAACTGAGAATGACAAGGCCTATAAAAATTTATTAAGACAGAAATATTTATACACAATTAATTTTGCAATTAACAATAGAAAACTAGAAGTAGCTCCGTATATAACGCTTAACGAAGTTTTTGATGCTAACATCAAATATCTAGATACTGTAGCAAAATCATTATCTCCAAGAGTAAAAAAATCAATCTACGGAAAACAGCTTAATGAATATTTAGCAGAACGAAAAGCTAAAGAAGCTGAAAGAGTTGAAGCAAATAAGGAAAATTAA
- a CDS encoding type I phosphomannose isomerase catalytic subunit: MDKDSLYILKFKPILKEKIWGGSKLNTLLGKEAKGSSVGESWEISDVKGEQSVVVNGAFKGETLKNLLTFHREKLVGEKNFKRFGTKFPLLIKFIDAKEDLSVQLHPGDEIAKRKHNSLGKTEMWYVAQADENANIIIGFNQKVSPELYQKNVTNKTIKDILHYEPVSAGDTFFVYSGLIHAIGKGVLLAEIQQTSDVTYRVYDWDRKDTNGNYRELHQEDALEAIDFDNNADYKVSYDSKKNEVTDLVNCPHFVTNLVEVDTEVLLSHKKFNSFVIYVCVEGGAEIINEKQKIDITLGETILVPASINEVKVVSKGVKLLQTYI, from the coding sequence ATGGATAAAGACTCACTATATATATTAAAATTCAAACCAATCCTAAAAGAAAAAATATGGGGAGGTTCTAAGTTGAATACCCTTCTTGGAAAAGAAGCAAAAGGTTCTTCTGTTGGTGAAAGCTGGGAAATAAGTGATGTAAAAGGAGAGCAATCTGTTGTAGTTAATGGAGCTTTTAAGGGGGAAACGTTAAAGAATCTTCTAACTTTTCATCGAGAAAAACTAGTAGGAGAAAAGAATTTTAAACGTTTCGGAACTAAGTTTCCTTTACTTATTAAATTTATTGATGCTAAGGAAGATCTTTCTGTACAATTGCATCCAGGTGATGAAATAGCGAAGCGAAAACATAATTCACTAGGTAAGACTGAAATGTGGTATGTTGCTCAAGCTGACGAAAATGCTAATATTATTATTGGTTTTAATCAGAAAGTAAGCCCAGAGTTATATCAAAAAAATGTCACCAATAAAACCATAAAGGACATTCTTCATTATGAACCCGTATCAGCTGGAGATACTTTTTTCGTATATTCTGGATTGATACATGCAATTGGAAAAGGAGTCTTGTTAGCAGAAATACAGCAAACATCAGACGTAACATATCGCGTTTACGACTGGGATCGTAAGGATACCAACGGAAACTATAGAGAGCTTCATCAGGAAGACGCCCTAGAAGCTATAGATTTTGATAACAATGCGGATTATAAGGTTAGTTATGACTCAAAAAAGAATGAAGTAACAGATTTAGTTAATTGCCCTCATTTTGTGACAAATCTTGTCGAAGTTGATACGGAAGTTTTATTATCACATAAAAAATTTAATTCTTTTGTGATATATGTCTGCGTAGAAGGTGGAGCGGAAATAATTAATGAAAAACAGAAAATAGATATCACCTTAGGGGAAACTATTTTGGTTCCCGCATCTATAAATGAAGTAAAAGTTGTCTCCAAAGGAGTAAAACTATTACAGACCTATATTTAA
- a CDS encoding peroxiredoxin produces the protein MALKLGSKIPQFTAIKDDGTDFQSNDFIGKTPLVVYFYPKNFTPGCIKEACDFRDSYEDFKNMGVEVIGISSDSIKSHERFKSKYRLPFIFLSDEKGDLRKLFGVKAGLFGMLPGRETFVIDKEGIIRLKFNSINSSQHLKQAIKTVKEMMNG, from the coding sequence ATGGCTTTGAAACTAGGGAGCAAAATTCCCCAATTTACAGCAATTAAAGATGATGGCACTGATTTTCAAAGCAATGATTTTATCGGAAAAACCCCACTGGTAGTTTATTTTTATCCCAAAAATTTCACCCCAGGATGTATAAAAGAAGCTTGTGACTTTAGAGATAGTTACGAAGATTTCAAAAATATGGGAGTAGAAGTTATAGGAATAAGCTCTGATAGTATAAAATCTCACGAAAGATTTAAAAGCAAATACAGATTACCGTTTATTTTTTTATCGGATGAGAAAGGTGATCTAAGGAAGCTTTTTGGTGTAAAAGCAGGTCTGTTCGGAATGTTGCCAGGTAGAGAAACCTTTGTAATAGATAAAGAAGGTATAATTAGGCTAAAATTTAACAGTATCAATTCGTCACAGCATTTAAAACAAGCTATTAAAACAGTTAAAGAAATGATGAATGGATAA
- a CDS encoding 6-carboxytetrahydropterin synthase yields the protein MKIKACRKAHFNAAHRLYRKDWSDEKNTQVFGKCSNPLYHGHNYELVVAVIGDIDPETGFLIDLKILKDYIKSEVEDYMDHKNLNEEVEEFKNLNPTAENIAVVIWNRLRKKLDLMYDIEVTLFETPRNYVIYNGK from the coding sequence ATGAAGATAAAAGCCTGTAGGAAAGCACATTTTAACGCAGCACATCGATTATATAGAAAAGATTGGAGTGATGAAAAAAACACTCAGGTTTTTGGGAAATGCAGTAATCCTCTATACCACGGTCATAATTATGAATTAGTTGTTGCCGTAATAGGTGATATTGATCCTGAAACGGGTTTTTTAATTGATTTAAAGATATTAAAAGACTATATCAAATCTGAAGTAGAGGATTATATGGATCATAAAAACCTTAATGAAGAAGTTGAAGAATTTAAAAATTTAAATCCAACAGCGGAAAATATAGCCGTTGTAATTTGGAATAGACTGCGTAAAAAGCTAGATTTAATGTATGATATCGAAGTTACATTATTCGAAACCCCTCGTAACTATGTGATATATAATGGTAAATAA
- the idi gene encoding isopentenyl-diphosphate Delta-isomerase, producing the protein MEEEKVILVNENDEQIGLMPKLEAHEKALLHRAFSVFILNEKQELMLQQRAQHKYHSPGLWTNTCCSHQREGETNLEAGTRRLQEEMGFITPLKETISFIYKAPFDNGLTEHELDHVMVGHYEDNPVINPEEVADWKWMAIEDIKEDMAKNPDLYTAWFKIIFDKFYSHITL; encoded by the coding sequence ATGGAAGAAGAAAAAGTCATTTTAGTCAATGAAAATGATGAGCAAATTGGGTTAATGCCTAAGCTTGAAGCACATGAAAAAGCACTATTACATAGGGCATTTTCTGTTTTTATTCTTAATGAGAAACAAGAATTAATGCTACAACAACGAGCTCAACATAAATATCATTCACCAGGGTTATGGACAAATACGTGCTGTAGCCATCAACGAGAAGGAGAAACCAATCTGGAAGCAGGAACTAGAAGATTGCAGGAAGAAATGGGATTTATTACTCCACTCAAAGAAACTATATCATTTATATACAAAGCGCCATTTGATAATGGTCTTACTGAACATGAGTTGGATCATGTAATGGTTGGACACTATGAAGATAACCCGGTAATCAATCCAGAAGAAGTTGCCGATTGGAAATGGATGGCGATTGAGGATATAAAAGAAGATATGGCTAAAAATCCTGACCTTTATACAGCTTGGTTTAAAATTATTTTTGATAAATTTTACTCACACATCACATTATGA
- a CDS encoding OmpA family protein, producing the protein MKGLLHKLLFVIVGFFFVNCMFSQERKLKAAQNQYDKYEYINAQETYLKVVKKGYKSADLYKNLGNSYYFNSQFEEASKWYEELVNSYPTEVEPEYYFRYAQTLKSVGRYDDADVYMKKFVEASSDDQRAQLFQDEPNYLKRIDFQSGRFEIENSSINSSFTDFGSAFFGRFVVFSSSRDTLLFKKSVHQWNEEPFLDLFRAEYNPTNGELSEIEKFDSKINSKFHESTPIFAKDGQTVYFTRNNYDGRKYGNDKKGTNRLKIYRSYKNTQGSWTTPQNLPFNSDQYSTAHPALSVDEKTLYFSSDMPGGEGQSDIYEVAINSDGSFGEPKNLGNRINTEGKETFPFVSANNDLYFASDGHIGLGGLDIYVTRLNPQTDEEKLVVNIGKPVNGPDDDFAFIVDDNSKRGYFSSNRDGGRGKDDIYSFLQLEDLKSFCEITIAGVVKDKDTEELLPGTKVSIYDSSNNLLESFIVGDDAAYSHLVKCSSKYFVRAEKEEYLTLEKLVNTPGETETVDVPLLLEKKVKSADVGDDLAKVLSLNPIYFDFDQHYIRPDAAVELAKVIEVMNQYPEMKIDVRSHTDSHGDDAYNLWLSEQRAKSTLEYMVAKGISADRLTSKGYGETQPVNDCGNDSNCRKSEYQLNRRSEFIIVK; encoded by the coding sequence ATGAAGGGATTATTACACAAATTATTATTTGTTATTGTTGGATTTTTCTTTGTGAACTGCATGTTTTCTCAAGAAAGAAAATTAAAAGCAGCACAGAATCAGTATGACAAATACGAATATATCAATGCACAAGAGACCTATCTTAAAGTTGTAAAAAAAGGATACAAGAGTGCGGATCTATATAAGAACCTTGGAAACAGTTATTATTTTAATAGTCAATTTGAGGAAGCTTCCAAATGGTATGAAGAACTAGTAAATTCTTACCCTACTGAAGTCGAGCCAGAATATTACTTCAGGTACGCACAGACATTGAAATCTGTAGGGCGATACGATGATGCAGATGTGTATATGAAAAAATTTGTAGAAGCTAGTTCAGATGATCAGCGTGCTCAATTATTTCAAGATGAACCAAATTACCTAAAGCGAATTGATTTTCAATCAGGAAGATTCGAGATAGAGAATTCTTCTATTAATTCTTCGTTTACTGATTTTGGTTCCGCTTTTTTTGGAAGATTTGTAGTTTTTAGTTCTTCTAGAGATACACTTCTATTCAAGAAAAGTGTGCATCAATGGAACGAAGAACCATTTTTGGACCTATTTAGAGCAGAATATAATCCTACTAATGGAGAGCTTTCTGAAATAGAAAAGTTTGATAGTAAAATAAATAGTAAGTTTCACGAATCCACACCTATTTTTGCAAAGGATGGCCAGACAGTATATTTTACAAGAAATAATTATGATGGTAGAAAGTACGGAAACGATAAAAAAGGAACAAATCGTTTAAAAATTTATCGTTCATACAAGAATACACAAGGAAGTTGGACAACACCACAAAATTTACCTTTTAATAGTGACCAGTATTCTACAGCTCATCCAGCGCTTAGCGTAGATGAGAAAACATTATATTTTTCATCAGACATGCCTGGAGGAGAAGGACAGTCAGATATTTATGAGGTTGCAATAAATTCTGATGGAAGCTTTGGAGAACCTAAAAACCTAGGAAATAGAATAAATACTGAAGGAAAGGAAACTTTTCCTTTCGTGAGTGCTAATAATGACCTTTATTTTGCTTCCGATGGTCATATAGGACTTGGAGGATTAGATATTTACGTAACTAGACTTAACCCACAGACAGACGAAGAAAAATTAGTAGTTAATATTGGTAAACCAGTAAACGGTCCTGATGATGACTTTGCTTTTATAGTTGATGATAACTCTAAAAGAGGTTATTTTTCTTCGAATCGAGATGGAGGTAGAGGTAAAGATGATATCTATAGCTTTCTTCAGTTAGAAGACCTTAAAAGCTTCTGTGAAATCACAATTGCTGGTGTCGTAAAAGATAAGGATACTGAAGAATTATTACCAGGAACAAAAGTTTCCATTTATGACAGTAGCAACAATCTTTTAGAGAGTTTTATTGTAGGAGATGATGCAGCATATAGCCATTTGGTAAAATGTAGTTCTAAATATTTCGTGCGTGCAGAAAAAGAAGAATATCTTACTCTAGAAAAATTGGTTAATACACCAGGAGAAACAGAGACAGTAGATGTGCCATTATTATTAGAGAAAAAAGTGAAATCTGCCGATGTAGGTGACGACCTTGCTAAAGTGCTATCTCTAAATCCTATTTACTTTGACTTTGATCAACATTATATACGTCCTGATGCAGCAGTAGAACTGGCTAAGGTGATAGAAGTAATGAATCAATATCCAGAAATGAAAATTGATGTAAGATCGCATACAGATAGTCATGGTGATGATGCTTACAATCTATGGTTATCGGAACAAAGAGCAAAATCTACCCTTGAGTATATGGTTGCTAAAGGAATTTCTGCTGACCGATTAACTAGCAAAGGATACGGAGAGACACAACCTGTTAATGATTGTGGAAATGATTCTAATTGTAGAAAATCAGAATATCAATTAAATAGACGAAGTGAATTTATCATTGTTAAGTAA
- a CDS encoding type IX secretion system membrane protein PorP/SprF: MNRLLTIFMLTIFGLIANYGIAQQDAQYTQYMYNTISVNPAYAGSRGVMSIMGLHRSQWVGLDGAPRTQTLTLNTPIGDNNKVGLGLSIVNDEIGPTNETYFDIDFSYTIPTSERGKLSLGVKAGGHLLNVDFDRLSQFETGDPLFGNGNIDNKFSPNVGVGFYYHTDKFYVGLSAPNLLETDHFDEGAEIDDNGNSSFIAEERINYYLIAGHVFDLSDTVKFKPAVLSKLVFGAPLQVDVSANFLLYDKLTLGVGYRWSAAFSAMAGFQVSDSLMIGFAYDKETTELGRTQFNDGSYEVMLRFELFRKYNRMLTPRFF; this comes from the coding sequence ATGAATAGACTATTAACAATATTTATGCTGACTATATTTGGCTTAATAGCAAACTATGGTATTGCACAACAAGATGCTCAGTATACTCAATATATGTATAATACAATTAGCGTAAATCCTGCATATGCAGGTAGTCGAGGAGTTATGAGTATAATGGGATTGCATCGTAGTCAATGGGTCGGATTAGATGGAGCCCCAAGAACCCAAACATTAACATTAAATACGCCAATAGGTGATAATAATAAAGTTGGGTTGGGACTATCAATAGTTAATGATGAAATAGGTCCAACTAATGAAACATATTTCGATATTGATTTTTCCTATACAATTCCCACTTCGGAACGAGGTAAACTGAGTCTTGGAGTAAAAGCTGGAGGGCATTTATTAAATGTTGATTTTGATAGACTATCACAGTTTGAAACAGGAGATCCTCTTTTTGGTAATGGAAATATTGATAATAAATTTAGTCCCAATGTAGGTGTTGGATTTTATTATCATACGGATAAATTTTATGTAGGGTTGAGTGCCCCAAATTTATTAGAAACAGACCATTTTGATGAAGGGGCAGAGATAGATGATAATGGTAATTCATCATTTATAGCAGAAGAACGGATTAATTATTACTTAATTGCAGGACATGTTTTTGATCTTAGTGATACTGTAAAGTTTAAACCAGCTGTACTAAGTAAATTAGTATTTGGAGCTCCATTGCAGGTAGATGTTTCTGCTAATTTCTTGTTGTATGATAAATTAACGTTGGGAGTTGGATATAGATGGAGCGCAGCATTTAGTGCTATGGCTGGATTTCAGGTGTCGGATTCTTTAATGATTGGTTTTGCTTATGACAAAGAGACTACAGAATTAGGAAGAACACAATTTAATGATGGTAGTTATGAAGTTATGTTACGTTTTGAACTATTTAGAAAGTATAATAGAATGCTAACACCTAGATTCTTCTAG